The stretch of DNA TCCTAAGCTTCCGGCCTCACTGGCTTCTTCGAGAACAATCATACGGTTGTGAACACGAGCCAGCTCCAGTAGCATAGACTCGTCCAGCGGCTTCAAAAAGCGTGCATTCACAACAGAGCACTTCACTCCGTTCTGCTTGAGAAGATCTGCAGCTTCCTCGGCAACCTGAACCATCGGGCCGACAGCAATAATAGCCGTGCTCTCGCCCTCACGAAGCATTTCCCAGCTGCCGATCGGTATAGGTAGAAGAACCTCATCAAGCGGCACGCCCAAGCCGTTAATCCGGGGGTACCTGTAGGCAATCGGACCTTCATCATAATCCAAGGCCGTCTTCATCATCCGGCGCAGCTCGTTCTCATCTTTCGGCATCATGAGCACAATATTTGGAATATGTCGCATGAATGCAATATCATATACCCCTTGGTGCGTCTCCCCATCCGCACCTACAAATCCAGCACGGTCGATGGCAAATATCACATTGGCATTATGTCTGCAAATATCATGCACTATTTGGTCGTAAGCTCGCTGCATGAAGGTCGAATACACGGCATAGACCGGTTTTAGCCCCTCCATCGCCAGAGCGGCGCACATGGTAGCCGCGTGCTGTTCAGCAATACCCACATCAATCATCCGGTCTGGAAAACGCTCCGCGAACGGAATTAAGCCCGATCCGCCAGGCATTGCAGGCGTCACGGCGATAATCCGCTCGTCTTGTTCGGCAAGCTCAATCAAGGTTTTCCCGAACACTTCTGTGTACATTGGATTACCCACCGCTTTGAGCACCTGTCCAGATTCGATCTTATAGGGAGTAATCCCATGCCATTTATAAGCGTCAGCCTCGGCAGGTTTGTAGCCCTTCCCCTTTGTTGTTAAAACATGAACCAACACGGGGCCGTTGACATTATCCGCTTGCTTGAACGAATCTACAAGACTGGATAAATTATGGCCATCTACCGGCCCTAAATAGGTAAAGCCGAGCTCTTCAAACAAAATGCCCGGAACCATCATATATTTCAAGCTGTCTTTAAAACGCTCCGCCGTCTTGGCAAGCTTTCCGCCAATCGCCGGAATTTTCTTCAGAAGCTGTTCCACTTCATCCTTAGCCCGCAAATACGTTTTGTCTGAACGGATCTTGCTTAAATAGTTGTGCATGGCTCCGACATTGGGGGCAATGGACATCTCATTGTCATTCAGAATAACCATCAGCTTCTTCTGCTCATGGCCAATATGATTCAGCGCCTCAAACGCCATACCGCCGGTCAGGGCCCCATCACCGATCACAGCAACAACCTTGTTCGAGCCGCCCTTCAGATCGCGGGCCAAAGCCATGCCCATCGCCGCGGACAGAGAAGTGCTGCTGTGCCCTGCTTCCCACACGTCATGCTCGCTCTCACTGCGTTTGACAAAGCCGCAGAGGCCTTTATATTTACGTAGTGTATCAAATTGATCCATACGCCCTGTTAATATCTTATGCACATAAGCCTGATGGCCCACATCAAAAATAAACTTGTCTTCGGGACTGTTATAGCAATAATGGAGCGCGAGCGTAAGCTCCACCACTCCTAAATTCGATGCCAGATGGCCGCCCGTAATCGATAGTTTCTCGATCAGAAACTGTCTGATTTCTGCCGCCAGTGGCTCAAGCTCATCTACGGACAGATGCTTAATATCATTCGGTCCGCTGATTTGTGAAAGCAGCATTTAAATTCCCCGCTTCCTTCAATTTGTATTTCATCGCTGTCTTAGCTCACAGTATATAATAGCATTCATTATAGCACAAACCTAGAAACGGCTCTAATCAAGGAAGAGCGCCGTCCGTCCGGTCACATAGGGCCGTAAAGACAGACGACGCTCAAAATGCTATTCTTCTGCAACCCCTAAGATTAGTGGTCTCTGTGCATAAGGTAATCCGCTATTTCAAGCAGACGCCCCGGCTCAGGGATCAGCCCGCCCGAAACCGCCTGCTTCGCCTCTATAGTCAAGCGATTAACCTCGGCTTGGGAAGCCTCAATTCCGATAAAGTACGGGTAAGTCACCTTTTGCATCTTCACATCGCTATGGGTACTCTTACCCAGTTTCGAGGCATCGCCCACAAGGTCCAGAATATCATCCTGAATTTGAAAAGCGTGGCCCAGACACCGTCCAAAATACTCAAGGGCTTCCAGCTGCTCCGGAGAAGCAGCCGCTATTCGCCCGCCCGCCTTTAAACAGAATACGATCAGATCGCCTGTTTTGTGCTCATGGATATAACGCAGCTGATCCAGTGACGTAATCCCCTGCTCGCCTTGCATATCTGCGACCTGGCCTCCAACCATCCCGCTGGGTCCGGCGTACTTAGCCAGGTCCTCTACAATGGATAGTACGGCCTCGGCAGGAACATGGTAGCGCCGGGCAGCTTGGACTACATAATAAAATGCATGGGTCAAGAGCCCATCGCCTGCTAAAATAGCGGATGCCTCACCGAACATCTTATGATTTGTCGGCTTTCCCCGCCGAAAATCATCATTGTCCATAGCCGGTAGATCGTCATGAATCAATGAATAGGTGTGAATCATCTCCACCGCACCGGCAACGGGCAGGGCCGCCTCCCGGCTCCCTTGCAGGCTCTCTGCCGCAGCCATAACAAGCAGGGGTCTTAGTCTCTTTCCTCCAGCCATTAAGGAGTAGCTCATGGCCTCCTGCAAACCGGAGGGCACTGTCCACCCTTGAGGAATAATACTGCTGAGCTCCTTGTTGACCAGCTCAACAATTTCTTCCATGTATTCGGTAAAGGAAGGTTTAGTCAAGCGAATCCCCGCTTTCCAGACCAGGAGCGGCAAACGGCTTTTTCACCGGACTCCCGTCAACCTCCACAATCATTTCAATTTTACGCTCAACCTGTTCAAGCTTCTGTCCACACAGCTGGGAGAGCTGCATGCCCCGCTGAAATAATTCGATTGCCTGCTCCAGCGGTACATCACCATGCTCCAATTGCGAAACGATCGTCTCCAGCTGGTTCATCGCATCTTCAAAGCTTAATTGCTGTTCTTGTTCCGGTTCACGTGCCATTTGTTTCTCCCTCCCGCTTCATGCTCCAGACCTGACAGTCCAGTTCTCCGTCCGTTACCTTTACTTTCACCAAATCTCCAGGCTGCACATCATCCAGCGACTTGATTAATCGGTTATTCTGCTCATTGTAGACCAAGCTATAGCCCCGGCTCATGACTTTAAGCGGGCTTAATGCATCCAGCTGCCTAATGCTGAGCGCAAGCCTGGAGGTCTTCTCCTTCACCACAGCAGCCATACTCTG from Paenibacillus sp. CAA11 encodes:
- the xseB gene encoding exodeoxyribonuclease VII small subunit gives rise to the protein MAREPEQEQQLSFEDAMNQLETIVSQLEHGDVPLEQAIELFQRGMQLSQLCGQKLEQVERKIEMIVEVDGSPVKKPFAAPGLESGDSLD
- the dxs gene encoding 1-deoxy-D-xylulose-5-phosphate synthase, translating into MLLSQISGPNDIKHLSVDELEPLAAEIRQFLIEKLSITGGHLASNLGVVELTLALHYCYNSPEDKFIFDVGHQAYVHKILTGRMDQFDTLRKYKGLCGFVKRSESEHDVWEAGHSSTSLSAAMGMALARDLKGGSNKVVAVIGDGALTGGMAFEALNHIGHEQKKLMVILNDNEMSIAPNVGAMHNYLSKIRSDKTYLRAKDEVEQLLKKIPAIGGKLAKTAERFKDSLKYMMVPGILFEELGFTYLGPVDGHNLSSLVDSFKQADNVNGPVLVHVLTTKGKGYKPAEADAYKWHGITPYKIESGQVLKAVGNPMYTEVFGKTLIELAEQDERIIAVTPAMPGGSGLIPFAERFPDRMIDVGIAEQHAATMCAALAMEGLKPVYAVYSTFMQRAYDQIVHDICRHNANVIFAIDRAGFVGADGETHQGVYDIAFMRHIPNIVLMMPKDENELRRMMKTALDYDEGPIAYRYPRINGLGVPLDEVLLPIPIGSWEMLREGESTAIIAVGPMVQVAEEAADLLKQNGVKCSVVNARFLKPLDESMLLELARVHNRMIVLEEASEAGSLGSAVLEFYAQHGITGLNIRLMGIPDRFIEHGSIKEQRQEVGLTAESVAAEIQNMRTEHQFGLGKRTLPS
- a CDS encoding polyprenyl synthetase family protein, yielding MEEIVELVNKELSSIIPQGWTVPSGLQEAMSYSLMAGGKRLRPLLVMAAAESLQGSREAALPVAGAVEMIHTYSLIHDDLPAMDNDDFRRGKPTNHKMFGEASAILAGDGLLTHAFYYVVQAARRYHVPAEAVLSIVEDLAKYAGPSGMVGGQVADMQGEQGITSLDQLRYIHEHKTGDLIVFCLKAGGRIAAASPEQLEALEYFGRCLGHAFQIQDDILDLVGDASKLGKSTHSDVKMQKVTYPYFIGIEASQAEVNRLTIEAKQAVSGGLIPEPGRLLEIADYLMHRDH